In Picosynechococcus sp. PCC 7002, the following are encoded in one genomic region:
- a CDS encoding DUF2283 domain-containing protein, translating to MKIQYFQDTDTLYLEFNQNPIVETKDINENTLVDLDQDGKVCAITIEHAQNLTNLNTFSFETIAPDIILAS from the coding sequence ATGAAGATTCAATATTTTCAAGATACAGATACTCTATATTTAGAATTCAATCAAAATCCGATTGTAGAAACGAAAGATATTAACGAAAATACCCTCGTCGATTTAGATCAAGATGGCAAAGTCTGCGCAATCACTATCGAGCATGCTCAAAACCTAACAAATTTAAATACTTTTTCTTTTGAAACTATCGCCCCAGATATAATTCTGGCCTCTTGA
- the thiC gene encoding phosphomethylpyrimidine synthase — MRADWVAKRQGQSNVSQMHYARQGVITEEMDYVAKRENLPVDLIRDEVARGRMIIPANINHTNLEPMCIGIASKCKVNANIGASPNSSEINEELAKLQQAVKYGADTVMDLSTGGGNLDEIRTAIIKASPVPIGTVPIYQALESVHGNMENLTANDFLHIIEKHAQQGVDYMTIHAGILIEHLPLVKNRITGIVSRGGGILARWMLHHHKQNPLYTHFDDIIEIFKRYDVSFSLGDSLRPGCTHDASDEAQLAELKTLGQLTRRAWEHDVQVMVEGPGHVPMDQIEFNVKKQMEECSEAPFYVLGPLVTDIAPGYDHITSAIGAAMAGWYGTAMLCYVTPKEHLGLPDAEDVRNGLIAYKIAAHAADIARHRPGARDRDDELSHARYNFDWEKQFELSLDPERAREYHDETLPADIYKTAEFCSMCGPKFCPMQTKVDADALTELEKYLASTAAKEELAKA; from the coding sequence ATGAGAGCTGATTGGGTCGCCAAACGGCAAGGTCAAAGTAACGTCTCCCAAATGCACTACGCACGCCAAGGCGTTATCACCGAAGAAATGGACTACGTGGCAAAGCGTGAGAATCTGCCCGTTGACTTGATTCGCGACGAAGTAGCCCGGGGTCGCATGATTATCCCGGCTAATATCAATCACACCAACCTCGAACCGATGTGTATCGGCATTGCTTCGAAATGCAAAGTCAATGCAAATATCGGTGCGTCCCCCAACTCCTCTGAAATTAATGAGGAATTGGCTAAGCTACAACAGGCCGTTAAATATGGTGCGGATACTGTGATGGATCTCTCCACTGGGGGCGGCAACCTGGACGAAATTCGTACTGCCATTATCAAAGCCTCACCGGTGCCCATCGGGACTGTGCCCATTTACCAAGCCCTAGAAAGTGTCCATGGCAACATGGAAAACCTCACGGCCAATGATTTCTTGCACATCATCGAGAAGCACGCCCAGCAAGGGGTGGACTACATGACCATCCACGCCGGGATCTTGATCGAGCATCTGCCCCTTGTGAAAAACCGGATTACGGGGATTGTGTCCCGTGGTGGTGGAATCCTTGCCCGTTGGATGTTGCATCACCATAAGCAAAATCCCCTCTACACCCACTTTGACGACATTATCGAAATCTTTAAGCGCTACGATGTGTCCTTCAGCCTTGGGGATTCTCTGCGTCCTGGCTGTACCCACGATGCTTCTGATGAGGCGCAACTCGCTGAACTGAAAACCCTAGGTCAACTGACCCGTCGCGCTTGGGAACACGATGTCCAAGTGATGGTAGAAGGCCCTGGCCACGTCCCCATGGATCAGATCGAGTTCAACGTGAAGAAGCAGATGGAAGAGTGCTCTGAAGCACCTTTCTATGTGCTCGGCCCCTTGGTGACTGATATTGCGCCTGGCTATGACCACATCACCTCGGCGATCGGGGCGGCGATGGCTGGCTGGTACGGCACGGCAATGCTCTGCTATGTCACCCCCAAAGAGCACCTCGGCCTACCTGATGCGGAGGATGTGCGGAATGGTCTCATCGCCTATAAGATTGCGGCCCATGCGGCAGATATTGCCCGTCATCGTCCTGGGGCACGCGATCGCGATGATGAGTTGTCCCATGCTCGGTATAACTTTGATTGGGAGAAACAGTTTGAACTGTCCCTCGATCCTGAGCGTGCTCGTGAATACCACGATGAAACTCTTCCCGCAGATATCTACAAAACAGCAGAATTCTGCTCGATGTGTGGCCCTAAATTCTGTCCGATGCAAACGAAAGTTGATGCGGATGCGTTAACGGAACTGGAAAAGTATTTAGCTAGTACTGCCGCCAAGGAAGAACTCGCCAAAGCTTAA
- a CDS encoding GNAT family N-acetyltransferase — MSDCSNILFSVDKARIDLVQLQALFNATAFWARERSLADLETAIAYSDPVVTVWDGDRLIGFTRGTSDGVFRATVWDVVIHPDYQGLGLGRKLVETLISHPRMCRVERVYLMTTHQQTFYERIGFKENATTTMVLHNHEHPISVITCAVEETAPLPA; from the coding sequence ATTTCGGATTGCAGCAATATTTTATTTTCTGTGGATAAGGCCAGGATTGATCTGGTGCAGTTGCAGGCGTTGTTTAATGCGACGGCCTTTTGGGCGAGGGAACGCTCTTTGGCGGATCTAGAAACGGCGATCGCCTACAGTGATCCGGTGGTGACGGTGTGGGATGGCGATCGCCTCATTGGCTTTACCAGGGGAACCTCAGACGGTGTCTTTCGGGCGACGGTGTGGGATGTAGTGATTCACCCCGATTATCAAGGGTTGGGCCTAGGCCGTAAGTTAGTGGAAACCCTGATTAGCCATCCGCGGATGTGTCGAGTCGAACGGGTGTATTTGATGACCACCCACCAACAGACGTTTTATGAGCGCATCGGCTTTAAAGAAAATGCGACGACTACCATGGTGCTCCACAACCACGAGCATCCGATCAGCGTGATTACCTGTGCGGTTGAGGAAACTGCCCCATTACCTGCATAG
- a CDS encoding sensor histidine kinase — MSNGLSALNTDLAIALQWGQFQARFFGQVAHELRSPLSTIMGLQQLILSDLCESPDEERAFIAESYAASQKLLGLLDLAIAVSKLDYGQSSKQAEWFDLETLLAELESLLRVKAQNNNLRLIIAHPVGATLDIFGDRHHLHQFFLTLIDTTLQRAEQGTIHLSYGLQQPNKITFQLTSTQTTDFWCETHVPDLTLGDRPSLEEVQQLAQALEFSPALKWQLCQKLLASYGGTLTRHYQDQTMQVMGQFPQPHR, encoded by the coding sequence ATGTCTAATGGTCTTTCTGCTTTGAATACGGATTTGGCGATCGCCCTCCAGTGGGGACAATTCCAAGCGCGGTTTTTTGGCCAAGTGGCCCACGAATTGCGATCGCCCTTGAGCACGATCATGGGGCTGCAGCAGCTCATTTTGAGTGATTTGTGCGAAAGTCCTGACGAAGAACGGGCCTTTATTGCCGAAAGTTATGCCGCCAGCCAAAAATTACTGGGATTACTTGATTTGGCGATCGCCGTTTCAAAGTTAGATTATGGTCAAAGTTCGAAACAGGCGGAGTGGTTTGATCTCGAAACGCTCCTCGCAGAACTAGAAAGCTTGCTCAGGGTGAAGGCCCAGAATAATAATTTGCGGTTGATCATTGCGCATCCGGTCGGCGCTACCCTGGATATTTTCGGCGATCGCCACCACCTCCACCAGTTTTTTCTCACCCTTATTGATACCACCCTACAACGGGCTGAACAAGGAACAATTCACCTCAGTTATGGGCTACAACAACCCAATAAAATCACGTTTCAACTGACCTCAACCCAGACCACGGACTTTTGGTGTGAAACCCACGTGCCGGATTTAACCCTAGGCGATCGCCCAAGCCTCGAAGAAGTCCAACAACTAGCCCAAGCCCTTGAATTTTCTCCAGCCCTAAAGTGGCAACTGTGTCAAAAGTTGCTGGCAAGCTACGGGGGGACCCTAACCCGCCATTACCAAGACCAAACTATGCAGGTAATGGGGCAGTTTCCTCAACCGCACAGGTAA